The following proteins are encoded in a genomic region of Sorangiineae bacterium MSr12523:
- a CDS encoding dienelactone hydrolase family protein — MTGTMVQIQTADGAANAYVSRPAGNGPWPGVLFLMDGLGLRDALYAMADRMASHGYLVLLPNLYYRIGAYEPFDPQAVFGGSGPEFDRLMRTVTSLDREDAMRDAGVWFDFLDAQPDVRGRAHGVVGYCLGGGLAIAAACKHPARIGVAASFHGGGFVTEPASTEIIAAQVRAPIYIGVAEIDRRHTAATSAGLEAALARAAVPHAVELYPGSAHGFAVVDLPAYDAASAERHWERLLAYLKYLEG; from the coding sequence ATGACAGGAACGATGGTCCAAATCCAGACGGCCGATGGCGCGGCCAATGCCTACGTGTCGCGCCCCGCAGGAAACGGCCCATGGCCCGGCGTGCTCTTTCTCATGGACGGGCTGGGCCTTCGCGATGCGCTGTACGCCATGGCCGATCGCATGGCGTCGCACGGCTACCTCGTGCTGTTGCCGAATTTGTATTATCGCATTGGCGCCTACGAGCCATTCGATCCGCAGGCCGTCTTCGGGGGCAGCGGCCCCGAGTTCGATCGACTGATGCGCACGGTGACTTCGCTCGATCGCGAGGATGCCATGCGCGATGCCGGCGTGTGGTTCGATTTCCTCGATGCCCAGCCCGATGTGCGTGGCCGTGCGCACGGCGTGGTGGGCTATTGTCTGGGCGGCGGCTTGGCCATCGCCGCCGCATGCAAACACCCCGCGCGCATCGGGGTGGCGGCCTCCTTTCACGGGGGCGGCTTCGTCACGGAACCCGCCAGCACCGAGATCATCGCCGCGCAGGTGCGCGCCCCGATTTACATCGGCGTGGCGGAGATCGATCGGCGACATACCGCCGCAACGTCGGCCGGGCTCGAGGCCGCGCTGGCACGCGCCGCAGTACCCCATGCGGTGGAGCTTTATCCCGGCTCGGCGCACGGCTTTGCCGTCGTCGATTTGCCTGCATACGACGCGGCCTCCGCCGAGCGCCATTGGGAGCGGCTGCTCGCCTATTTGAAGTACCTCGAAGGCTAA